The genome window AGCAAAATGAAAAGATGCACAACTTTCAAAGCTTTGGAGAATATACACAAGCATTCCGCTCAACACACTGGGCAGGAAGCAAACTCCGAACACCACCACCACCGCAATCACTAACAGCATGGCTTTCTGCAGCTTAGGTTGCTTTCTCAAGTCCCCAGGGCTTTTCTTCAGCTTCTTGATGATGCCAACTGTGCAAAACAAAATGAGGCCAAAGGGAACAAGaaatttcagaaagaaaaatgtgACATGCCAGACGCTGTGGAAATCGGCCTTTCCTTGCAGGTGGAAACTGTGGCATTCAGTACAGTTTTTGGATTGAGGAACGAATAGGATCTCAACAGTCAATCCGAGTGCTAAAAGCCAAACCATGCAAGCAATAACTCTAGCATTCCTGCTTGTTAGAGAGCTGGTTCTAGTGGTAGGGTACACCACCCGGAAATAGCGATCCAGTGCCACAGTGGTGAGGAATGCGATGGAGACAGCTTGGGAAAGAGACAGTGCAAAGAGAATTACTAAACAGAGTTGGTTTCTATAATCCCAAGTGTCTAAAATTGTATGCCTGAAAGCAAGGACCAGTCGAAATAGCAGGCAAATGTTCAGCAAGATATCTGCGATGACCATATTGAGCAAGTATACAGCATGTGGCTTCCACACTTTCAATCGGAAATAGAAAATCCACAGAGCAACAGCATTGCTTGTGAGTCCCAGTCCAAATTCCAAAATTAGTAGGATCTTCACGGCTATTTCCACAGACTCATTGGAAAGAGAGCAGCTAGAATTTGCCATTTTCTGCTGGCTCCCGACAAGAACTGAAAAATTGAAAGCCCTCCAGTTTATTTTGCAattcaaagcaaaaaaaaagtttcttttccTCCCAATACTGTAATTACTTCTGCATTTCTCAAAGAAGGAAGCATACCACTAGCATCAGGCACTCAAAAGGAAACAACTATTAAGTAtcagtaaataaaatgtaaagCGTACTATGCgtacatatatatttatacatacatatatatgtgGGCATGTACACAAAACCTTGGCCTGAACCTGCCACTCTTGTGAAGCAGAGAGCTCTCTCAACTCCCAGTAAAActatgtggctacgtctacactggcatgattttccgaaaatgcttttaacggaaaagttttccgttaaaagcatttttggaaaaatcgcatctagattgacaggatgcttttccgcaaaagcactttttgcggataagcgtccgtggccaatctagacgcgcttttcctcaaaaaagccccgatcgccattttcacgatcggggcttttttgcggaaaagagtgctatgctgtctacactggcccttttgcgcaaaagtcttttgaaaaaagacttttgcccgaacgggagcagcatagtatttccggaaaagcactgatgattttacatgagatcgtcagtgcttttccagaaattcaagtggccagtgtagacagctggcaagtttttccggaaaatcagatgattttccggaaaaacttgccagtctagacacagcctgtgagttgagggtgctcagcaccttttaTGTgactaagagtgcatctacacagcaaggcttaactcgaaataaggtatacaaattgagctatgtcaactgcgtatttcaaaattgggagtgtctacacagcatttatttcgaaatagagcacttttcctccgacttcccttactcctcgtacaatgagggttacaggagttggaggaagaagtcctccagcttgacactatttcaacactatttctaaataactgcctgctgtgtagacgcgggctaagttattttgaaataacactagctattgtgaaataatgttgctgtgtagacgtacccttagtgagaaAATCAGCATCCTACCAGAGAGAGAATTCCATTTTCCAAAGTCtaccactatgggtatgtctatacaacagagttttgtcaggaaaatggacatttttccaacaaaacttgaggaacgtccacactgcaattgaattcttccgcaagaaaattgaaagaacagaagggtttttccagcattggtaattctctttctacgaggaagaagtcttccgaaagagctctttcggaaaaaggcgtgtgtggactgggaagagggagtctagatgtagcctttgatgACATGTTTCTGTGAGTCTGAGCAATGGTACTTCATGTCTAGTTACTAATTAGTTGTTAGCAGTGGATTAAGTGACATTAATTACTTTGCCTTTCCCAGAGAATATACTGGAAATGCAGTAGCA of Pelodiscus sinensis isolate JC-2024 chromosome 3, ASM4963464v1, whole genome shotgun sequence contains these proteins:
- the GPR31 gene encoding 12-(S)-hydroxy-5,8,10,14-eicosatetraenoic acid receptor, whose amino-acid sequence is MANSSCSLSNESVEIAVKILLILEFGLGLTSNAVALWIFYFRLKVWKPHAVYLLNMVIADILLNICLLFRLVLAFRHTILDTWDYRNQLCLVILFALSLSQAVSIAFLTTVALDRYFRVVYPTTRTSSLTSRNARVIACMVWLLALGLTVEILFVPQSKNCTECHSFHLQGKADFHSVWHVTFFFLKFLVPFGLILFCTVGIIKKLKKSPGDLRKQPKLQKAMLLVIAVVVVFGVCFLPSVLSGMLVYILQSFESCASFHFAENVFEVSICWTYLNSAMDPIVYCFSSPTFRRSYRKIFNSLRLRRNEEEPQSFDISKDSET